In the Panulirus ornatus isolate Po-2019 chromosome 57, ASM3632096v1, whole genome shotgun sequence genome, one interval contains:
- the LOC139766456 gene encoding single insulin-like growth factor-binding domain protein-2, protein MRGTALLLLTSLAILHMSVGLSCLPCDMRKCVMIYCPYGTELDICHCCHRCLKGPGEQCGGDWYMKGNCAKGMVCKKDPSLPRELQYLNVGICVKITDLKETSS, encoded by the exons ATGCGCGGGACAGCTCTCCTCTTGCTCACCTCCCTAGCCATCCTTCACAT GAGTGTGGGTCTGTCTTGCCTCCCGTGTGACATGAGGAAATGTGTGATGATATACTGTCCCTATGGCACGGAGTTAGATATCTGTCATTGCTGTCATAGATGCCTCAAG GGCCCTGGCGAACAGTGTGGAGGGGATTGGTACATGAAGGGGAACTGTGCCAAGGGGATGGTTTGTAAGAAAGACCCATCGCTCCCACGTGAACTCCAGTACTTGAATGTTGGAATCTGTGTCAAAATCACGGACTTAAAAGAAACCTCATCATAG